The following coding sequences lie in one Miscanthus floridulus cultivar M001 chromosome 9, ASM1932011v1, whole genome shotgun sequence genomic window:
- the LOC136480806 gene encoding uncharacterized protein produces MHVQKNVFDSVVGTLLDIKSKTKEGLNSRLDMQHLKIRKELHPVLLENGKYHLPAASYNLNREEKHAMCVWLKNLKVPSGFCSNIRSLVSMKDLTLTNYNSHDCHVMLTTFLPIAIRAINPVFLKMAITRLCYFFNKISEKVIIRDELESLQKFAAETLSQLEMCFPPSFFDIMVHLIVHLVPQIEALGPMYFHEMWTYERFMSILNGYMSNRAHPEGSMIEAYTTEEAIESGGPLCNNLLKDQVSIGLPPLRHEGRLGGRGRMGWKSFIPPDYNIVLEVHYSILQQLIIMDPFTKQHMKELREENLGCTNDWVHKEHKRQFTAWLKNLDMTDESETIKILASGPSSQVISWQSYDISGFTFSTSFRDTKRMAQNSGVRCEAVDDTTGEETTYFGFINDIWEVEYGPRLQIPVFRCRWVQDKHVTVDNYGQRVLDLSKVGYKDDPWILANRATQVFYVEQILSTNEKKSTQKPKHVAIPGKQQIVEVDGVMDLEDVNQFSEMSLFTNFEEKIKNVEKSIPQTSLPWVRHDGQGWTVAR; encoded by the coding sequence ATGCATGTTCAGAAGAATGTGTTTGACAGCGTAGTTGGAACTTTGCTAGACATAAAGAGCAAGACAAAGGAAGGTCTCAATTCACGTTTGGACATGCAACATTTAAAGATCAGAAAAGAACTTCACCCTGTACTCCTAGAGAATGGGAAGTACCATCTACCGGCAGCAAGCTATAACCTGAACAGAGAGGAGAAACATGCAATGTGTGTGTGGTTGAAGAATTTAAAAGTTCCATCTGGTTTCTGCTCCAACATAAGGAGTCTTGTTTCGATGAAAGACCTTACACTCACCAACTACAACTCACATGATTGTCATGTAATGCTGACCACTTTTCTTCCTATTGCCATCAGGGCTATAAATCCAGTGTTCTTAAAGATGGCAATCACACGGTTGTGCTACTTCTTCAATAAGATATCTGAGAAGGTAATTATCCGTGATGAGTTAGAGTCCCTACAGAAATTTGCTGCAGAGACATTGAGCCAGTTGGAGATGTGCTTTCCCCCATCGTTCTTTGATATCATGGTACACCTTATTGTTCATTTGGTGCCTCAAATTGAGGCATTGGGCCCCATGTATTTCCATGAAATGTGGACATATGAGCGTTTCATGTCAATATTGAATGGCTATATGTCAAATCGTGCTCATCCGGAGGGTTCCATGATAGAGGCATACACTACAGAAGAGGCCATTGAGTCTGGAGGACCATTATGTAATAATCTCCTAAAAGACCAGGTATCAATTGGTTTGCCTCCGTTGCGACATGAGGGAAGGCTTGGTGGACGAGGGAGGATGGGATGGAAATCATTCATCCCGCCAGATTACAACATAGTCCTAGAGGTACATTACAGCATACTACAACAACTCATAATAATGGACCCATTCACCAAGCAGCACATGAAAGAGCTTCGTGAGGAGAATCTAGGATGCACAAATGATTGGGTACACAAGGAACACAAGCGTCAGTTCACCGCATGGCTAAAGAATTTGGACATGACAGATGAATCAGAAACCATCAAGATTTTAGCATCTGGACCATCAAGCCAGGTCATATCATGGCAGAGCTATGACATTAGTGGCTTCACATTTTCCACCAGTTTTAGGGACACCAAGCGCATGGCACAGAATAGTGGCGTTCGATGTGAGGCTGTAGATGATACAACTGGTGAAGAAACTACATACTTTGGATTCATTAATGACATATGGGAGGTTGAATATGGTCCACGCCTACAGATTCCAGTGTTCCGATGTCGATGGGTTCAAGATAAACATGTCACTGTGGATAACTATGGCCAAAGAGTTCTTGATCTAAGTAAAGTAGGTTACAAAGATGATCCGTGGATCCTTGCTAACCGTGCTACACAGGTGTTCTATGTGGAACAAATTCTATCTACGAATGAAAAGAAAAGTACCCAAAAGCCAAAGCACGTAGCAATCCCTGGAAAGCAACAAATTGTAGAAGTTGATGGTGTAATGGATTTAGAGGATGTTAACCAGTTCAGCGAGATGTCTCTTTTTACAAACTTTGAAGAAAAGATAAAAAATGTGGAGAAAAGTATCCCGCAAACCTCTTTGCCCTGGGTGCGCCATGATGGACAAGGATGGACTGTAGCACGCTAG
- the LOC136480807 gene encoding uncharacterized protein, which yields MERSLWMYNLSRLDPSYVVEVQKFIDAVKIHAQRTKAKHICCPCADCKNIVVFDNVEAITSHLVCRGFVEDYLIWTKHGEGSSTPYMRTTDNTASNINVEGPMPYLNECDAMPDINETHHAMPDVNQTHNSTSDVNETQHVNTDAIEDVDFLEAIMNRCADPSIFFMKRMEALKKAAEEPLYDESKGCTKEWSTLRAVLQFLTIKARYGWSDASFNDLLRVLGDLLPKENKVPANTYYAKKLVSPLTMGVEKIHACRNHCILYRGDQYKDLDSCPNCGASRYKTNKDYREEENAASVSSGRKRKKTQTKTQQDKRSKPTSNIEVDYYALRRIPALVIWYLPVVDRLRCLFANPDDAELMTWHASDERKDDGKLRHPADAKQWQEFDKKYPDFAEDPRNVRFALSTDGMNPFAERSSTHSTWPVIMTIYNLPSWLCQKRKYLLLTILISGPTQPGVDMDVFLEPLMQEMQILWEVGVKMIDAFRKETFTLRAIIIVTINDYPALFSLSGQFKGKVGCVECIDGTWHVSLPPSNKIVYMRHRRWLPAGHKYRLQKMNKYFDNMDESKSTAPLGYSKGHRVYKIVENVKFVFGKKTKDGKPRKVVKANEGDTFKKKSIFFKYLSY from the coding sequence ATGGAGAGGTCATTATGGATGTACAACTTATCAAGATTAGACCCATCTTATGTAGTGGAGGTCCAAAAATTTATTGATGCCGTGAAGATACATGCTCAGAGAACAAAGGCGAAGCACATATGTTGTCCATGCGCAGACTGTAAAAATATTGTGGTATTTGACAATGTGGAAGCAATCACTTCTCATCTGGTTTGCAGAGGATTTGTGGAGGACTACTTGATTTGGACAAAACATGGTGAGGGTAGTTCTACACCTTATATGCGGACAACTGACAACACTGCAAGTAACATCAATGTGGAGGGTCCAATGCCATATCTCAATGAATGTGATGCTATGCCAGATATCAATGAAACCCATCATGCTATGCCAGATGTCAATCAAACTCATAATTCTACGTCCGATGTTAATGAAACTCAGCATGTTAACACTGATGCCATTGAAGATGTAGATTTCTTAGAGGCAATAATGAACCGTTGTGCGGATCCATCAATATTCTTCATGAAGCGAATGGAAGCCTTGAAGAAGGCAGCAGAAGAGCCTTTGTATGACGAGTCGAAAGGTTGTACCAAAGAGTGGTCGACACTACGGGCTGTTCTTCAGTTTTTAACGATTAAGGCTAGATATGGTTGGTCCGATGCTAGTTTCAATGATTTATTGCGTGTACTTGGAGACCTTCTTCCTAAGGAGAACAAAGTGCCTGCTAACACGTACTATGCAAAGAAGCTAGTCAGTCCACTTACGATGGGTGTTGAGAAGATCCACGCATGTAGAAATCATTGTATTCTATATCGGGGTGATCAGTATAAAGACTTAGACAGTTGTCCAAACTGTGGTGCTAGTAGGTACAAGACGAATAAAGATTATCGAGAGGAAGAGAATGCAGCCTCTGTTTCTTCAGGGAGGAAGCGAAAGAAGACGCAAACAAAGACTCAACAAGACAAACGTTCAAAGCCCACTAGCAATATCGAAGTGGACTATTATGCGTTGAGAAGAATTCCTGCATTGGTGATATGGTATCTCCCTGTGGTTGATCGTTTGAGGTGTTTGTTTGCAAACCCTGATGATGCGGAACTTATGACCTGGCATGCTTCTGATGAAAGGAAAGATGATGGAAAGTTACGACATCCAGCCGATGCAAAGCAATGGCAAGAATTCGATAAGAAATATCCAGACTTTGCCGAGGATCCACGAAATGTAAGGTTTGCTCTGAgtactgatggaatgaatccatTTGCCGAGAGGAGCAGCacgcacagcacatggccagtgatcatgACAATATACAACCTTCCTTCATGGTTGTGTCAAAAAAGAAAATATCTTTTGCTAACCATTCTTATTTCTGGACCTACACAACCTGGAGTTGAtatggatgtatttctagagcccTTAATGCAAGAGATGCAAATACTATGGGAAGTGGGTGTGAAAATGATCGATGCGTTCCGCAAAGAGACATTCACACTGAGAGCAATTATTATTGTCACAATTAATGATTATCCTGCTCTCTTCTCATTATCAGGCCAGTTCAAGGGAAAGGTTGGTTGTGTAGAGTGCATAGATGGAACATGGCACGTGTCTCTTCCTCCATCTAACAAGATAGTGTACATGAGGCATAGGAGGTGGCTACCGGCAGGCCATAAGTACCGCTTACAAAAGATGAATAAGTACTTTGACAATATGGATGAATCAAAATCTACTGCTCCATTAGGTTATAGTAAAGGGCACAGAGTGTATAAGATAGTTGAGAATGTCAAGTTTGTGTTTGGAAAAAAGACCAAAGATGGGAAACCAAGAAAGGTTGTGAAGGCAAATGAGGGGGACACATTCAAGAAGAAGTCTATTTTCTTTAAGTACTTATCGTACTAG